The Larus michahellis chromosome 2, bLarMic1.1, whole genome shotgun sequence genome window below encodes:
- the SGO1 gene encoding shugoshin 1, whose translation MAKYLKKPFKDTLDDIKERMKEKRNQKWTRLGKISQISTAKCKIATNSSMQMKSIQANNKALAQALQEEKLKLRDAEVTILQLKKEYQDLKVQMFDLQRNLRFKQAQGFIENRLSALNEIISKVSENLLNSIDLLVPAKNLCSTSVNRSVLSSVLENSSTIVGQIRSLGLLQCADRDDQVLPSGMEADSDRNELAHSVSEICEESDNAVSLIKIVPDKGQTSDFRLDNTGSELENVSLSGDNGFGKVLPKSVATRRRYSKMRNRDELCTGILDHSEAPDSTRELSKQDEVRLEESLEKCTVENINSDISQLNENKLGLELVFRRMDSETAQFNLSNNSDLKQHERKSRENSQARKKKHQKGKLEWPKNSSRQQRPKKRQGKEASKENLEFLGGSSDAYDFHFEESIHLTPFRQNKVNDPVNDTDTHVDDKDDLPETNTDESSATEDSDDSLYEPYKSKSKKRKSSVDNKDTSPVHARPRSKRCLAQREQKLHNEKETESNKSSDKSIRQPSEPSRGHLSDVTNTASLLPSTGNATTVPEGEGPQSPKRKRRCTLTVSYKEPSIAGKLRRGDPFTDMNFLSSPIFKQKKDTRRCSLKKESLSKYNEKFVGCR comes from the exons ATGGCTAAATACCTTAAAAAGCCCTTCAAAGACACTCTGGATGATATAAAAGAacgaatgaaagaaaaaagaaatcagaaatggaCAAGGTTGGGTAAAATTAGCCAGATCTCCACTGCAAAGTGCAAAATAGCAA CCAACAGCTCCATGCAAATGAAGAGCATCCAAGCAAACAACAAAGCTCTAGCTCAGgctttgcaagaagaaaagctcAAACTGAGGGATGCTGAGGTTACCATTCTTCAATTAAAGAAAGAGTATCAAGATCTGAAGGTTCAGATGTTTGACTTGCAAAGAAATCTTAGGTTCAAGCAAGCACAAGGATTTATTgag AATCGACTATCAGCCTTGAATGAGATAATTTCAAAAGTTTCTGAGAATTTACTGAACTCAATTGACCTCCTTGTCCCAGCAAAGAATTTGTGTTCCACAAGCGTA AATCGGAGTGTGCTTTCTTCAGTTCTTGAAAATAGTTCCACTATCGTAGGACAAATACGTTCATT AGGACTTCTACAGTGTGCTGACAGAGATGATCAAGTACTTCCAAGTGGGATGGAGGCTGATAGCGATAGAAATGAGTTGGCACATTCTGTGTCAGAGATCTGCGAGGAATCTGACAATGCCGTTTCCTTAATCAAAATAGTTCCAGACAAAG GGCAAACATCTGATTTTCGTCTGGACAACACAGGGTCAGAGctggaaaatgtttctttaagTGGAGACAATGGATTTGGTAAAGTGTTACCAAAAAGTGTGGCCACAAGGCGTCGCTATTCAAAGATGAGAAATCGCGATGAACTTTGCACTGGTATCTTGGACCATTCGGAAGCACCCGATTCAACACGAGAGCTTTCTAAACAGGATGAAGTTAGACTTGAGGAAAGTCTAGAGAAGTGTACTGTAGAAAACATAAATTCAGATATTTCTCAGTTGAATGAAAACAAGTTAGGCTTAGAGCTGGTGTTCAGGCGGATGGATTCTGAAACTGCACAGTTCAACTTAAGCAATAATTCTGATCTTAAACAACATGAGcgtaaaagcagagaaaactctcaagcaaggaaaaagaagcatcagaagggaaaactggAATGGCCTAAAAATTCTTCCAGacaacaaagaccaaaaaaaagacaGGGTAAAGAGGCTTCCAAAGAAAACTTGGAGTTCTTGGGTGGCTCCAGTGATGCTTATGACTTTCACTTTGAAGAGAGTATCCATCTTACACCTTTTCGACAAAATAAGGTGAATGACCCAGTGAATGACACAGATACCCATGTGGATGACAAAGATGACTTACCTGAAACTAATACTGACGAATCAAGTGCTACTGAAGATTCAGATGATAGCCTCTACGAGCCTTACAAGAGTAAAtcgaaaaaaaggaaaagttcagtGGACAACAAAGATACATCACCAGTCCATGCAAGGCCAAGGTCTAAAAGATGTTTGGCACAGCGTGAGCAGAAACTCCATAATGAAAAAGAGACTGAAAGCAATAAATCAAGTGACAAGTCTATTA ggcagccttctgagcCATCTCGTGGTCATCTTAGTGACGTTACCAATACCGCCTCATTGCTCCCCAGCACTGGGAATGCAACTACTGTACCAGAAGGTGAAGGACCACAATCTCCTAAACGCAAGCGACGCTGTACTCTTACTGTGAGCTATAAAGAACCAAGTATCGCAGG GAAACTCAGGAGAGGAGATCCATTTACAGATATGAATTTTCTGAGTTCTCCaattttcaagcagaaaaaggaTACTAGGCGCTGTTCTCTTAAGAAAGAATCTCTGTCAAAATACAATGAGAAATTTGTTGGTTGTCGTTGA